From one Jilunia laotingensis genomic stretch:
- a CDS encoding ParA family protein, with protein MIILFGNQKGGCGKTTNCIQFANYLVEKGKEVLVLDLDFQRSLSDRRKEDIATYDNEPKYEVIQTDISNVAKIISDFTKVEQGNLLIDLPGKIDDDALGTILKAADIIICPFKYDKFTMDSTGFFIQVLQYLNVKAKIFFLPNNMRTAVRYETKEQVVDILKQVGFVTDEIPASVAMERINTLAISNECIDKVKNAYDYIIQEGAIK; from the coding sequence ATGATAATATTATTTGGGAATCAGAAAGGTGGTTGTGGTAAAACGACTAATTGCATACAATTTGCCAACTATCTAGTAGAAAAAGGAAAAGAAGTTCTAGTATTGGATTTAGATTTTCAGCGTTCATTATCGGATAGAAGAAAAGAAGATATTGCGACCTATGATAATGAACCTAAATATGAGGTTATACAAACCGATATATCTAATGTTGCTAAAATTATTAGTGATTTTACTAAGGTTGAGCAAGGAAATCTATTAATAGATTTGCCTGGTAAGATTGATGATGATGCTCTGGGAACTATTCTTAAAGCTGCGGATATAATAATATGCCCATTTAAATACGATAAATTTACAATGGATAGTACAGGTTTTTTTATCCAAGTGTTACAGTATTTAAATGTAAAAGCTAAAATATTCTTTTTACCTAACAATATGAGAACTGCGGTAAGATATGAAACAAAAGAACAGGTAGTTGATATTCTTAAGCAAGTTGGTTTTGTTACAGATGAAATACCAGCTTCTGTTGCTATGGAACGTATAAATACATTAGCAATTAGTAATGAGTGTATTGATAAGGTGAAGAATGCTTATGATTATATCATTCAAGAAGGAGCAATAAAATAA